The sequence below is a genomic window from Anaerobacillus alkaliphilus.
AATCAAAAAGAGCATACTCACTGCCATAAAGACGATCCCAAAAATCAGGTATTTGCACGTAAAAACTATTTCTTTGTCTCTGTTTATCCACCAAACGTACCACCACCGCCCATACCCGAACGCGGATTAGTAGTAATATTACCTGTATTTGGACTAGTATTTGTATTAGTTCTTGGTTGTGTGACTTGTTGGTTTGGTGGTGGTGTCGTACGATTAGTTACCCCGGTACCGGTCCTACCACCCGCTGTTGCACGCCCAGCCATAAATGCTGCAACTGTCGGAAACCACATACCACCGTAATAGTAATGTCCATGACGCGGAGAATTTGGTTGAGCACATTGATAGCCTTCTGCTTCCTCATCCCATGTCCATGTATCACAATCAGCCTCTTCCGGTGATGGTAAGGCTGGAACCTCGACTACTTCCACGTTATCATTTCGGTATTCAGGTATACCGACTAAATCATGTCTGGTAACACCACACCCTGACAGAGAAGCTAGAGCCACAGTTGTTCCAACTATTCCCTTTAGTAATTTATCTGTTTTTGGCTTTCTCATCTTTAACACCTCCAGTTCATATACGGAACTTCTATTCTTAGAGTTTCAATTCCTTTCAAATTTTATCATTTTCTTTTCTAATTGAGAAATTTGGATATTCTATATGCATTACGAGCTATTATTTTTTCTAACTAAGGGGAAAGTAACAGTAAGTCTTAGCAAAAAGGTGGGATTTGAAGAACATGGAAGAAATTCGAGATCAAATAACGATTCAAGATGAAGAGGGAAATATGGTTGATTTTAATGTTGAGGCCCTATTTGATATGGCTGATGATTCCTATGCCTTACTTTCTTCAGAAGATGAAGTAGTACTCATGAGAATTGAGGACGATGGTGACGAACAATCTCTAGTCGGTATTACCAACCAAGAAGAAAAGGCATCGATTTTAGCTGCCTATGCCCTTGCTGTTGAAGCTTCTCGCGATCCCAATATTATTTCTGATTAAAATTAAAGGCTCTTAAAGTAAACATTTTTACTTTTTACATTAAAATAATCGGAAAAATACCCTAGAAGAAGAGATCAGCCAATAAATTATGTAAGAAAAGAGCAAGACTCACTAAATTAGTTGTGAATTCTTAGTATTTTGTGTAAAAATCCGGCTTTTGGGATTTTTACGAAAGCAACAACCTTTGCGAAAACAACAGCCAAATTAAAGAAGGGTGTCCCATAGCTCCTAGGGTCACCCTCTTTTTCTGTAGTCTTAACTTTAGGATTAATTCCTACTTCTTAATTTTCACCATCTTGAATTCAAACCTTGAGTAAGATTTTTTTCATTTCTCTTAGTTGGTCCTAAGCGTTTTCCCCAGATACACACCCTTCACTTTTTGATTTATATGAAAAAAAATAATGAGGATTGAACGAATGGTTCAAACACATAATACTCATGTTTGAAAAAAACAAATCAACTTTTGTGGAGGTATTATTATGAATAACAACTATACTCAAGGTATGCAACAAATTAACGAGTGCCGTCAATATGCACAACAACTAATGCAACAAACACAACAAGGTAGCCAACAGTACAAGCAAATGTTACAGTCAGAACAACAAAATGTCCAAATCCTTGAACAAATGATCCAACGCGAACGTCAAGCTGCACAATATATCCAACAATCACTTCAAGGACATGAGCAAGCCATGCGCCAATGTCAACAAATTATCCAAACTTGTAACCAGTTAGAACAAGAGTTAAGAGGTCAAGGAAGCATGATGATGGGCTACAGCCAAACATCCACTTCTCACCAACCGATGCACCAACAAACAAATCAAATGATGAACCAGACTCATATGCAACAACAGCACTCTCCTTATTCTTCAACTAATTATTCTCAACAATAATTGTTAAGTCCTGGATAAAGTAAAGAAGCTAGGCACTCATTTACTGAGCACCTAGCTTTTTCCTTTTCTAGACAGATAAGGATTACCTGTCATCCAAAATCTCCAAGGATAATCTTTAGCTTCACCACTATTGTCAATTCCAACTCTCGTACCTTTTGAAATATCTGTTATTACGTTCCCTTCAGCAATATACAAAGGTAAATCTGTTAAAGAGTGTCCGTAATCTTCCATGGTAATGCCTAGTGCTTTTGTTAGTTTTCCTGGTCCGTTGGTTAGATCAAGGTCCCTCTTCACGTTATTTCTTCGTTGGTACATTAGTTCGAGACCATCCTTAGGCTCAACCGCCCGAATTAGTACTGCCTCTGGTTGGTCTATTGGGCCACTAACAACATTGACAAGACAATGGGTATGCATAACATAAGTATAGGTAATGCCAGCTGGTCCAAACATGACTTCCGTCCTCTTTGTTCTCCTGTTTCCATAACTATGTGCTGCTCGGTCCTCAGGTCCAATATACGCTTCCGTTTCAACAATCCACCCGGATGTTAGTCCATCTTCCGTCTCTTTTACTAGCAGTTTTCCTAAGAGAGCTTGTGCTAACTCAAGTGTAGGTAGCTGAAAGAAACTTTTTAATATCGGATTATATTTCATTGTCCACCCCAGAAAATATTTACTGTTTACTAAAGGCTCTTTTCGTAAACATTGTGGCTTTTTTACCCTAAAATAATCGGATAAATACCCTAGATGAAGATATCAGCCAATAAGCAATACTTACTAACTTAGTTGTGAATTCTTAGTATTTTGTGTAAAAATCCGGCTTTTGGGATTTTTACGAAAGCAACACTTTGCGAAAACAGCCTTACTAAAAGTATCCCTTTTTCTTCAACGTATCATAATTGAACAGGAGAATTTTCTTTGCATTTTTTTGTTGATAGGGCTACCAAGTGTCATGTTCGCTTTATCAGTATTAGATAATGACTCTTCTTATCCGTCTATTTCATGACTAGATCTTCTTGAAACGTAATAATACACAGCTCCTGTAACAACGAATGTAACAAAACCAGGAGATAGTGACTCAGGGAGTAGTAAATAACAGATCATCCCTACGACAATACAACCAAAACCTCGCTTATTATAGTGATAACTTTCATGAGCAAGATGTTCAAAATCTCTTTCTTTTAGTGTAAGATTTTTAACAAACAGAAAATCACATACGATAACTGCCGATAAAGGAATGATAAATGTTCCTAAATAACTTATAAAAACCTTAGCATCATTAACTAAAGCCGGAAATGCACTTAATGTAATGGCAACTAAACCAAAAACAATCGCACTTCTAATTCTCCCTAACCTTGGAATGCTATTCAACAAACTGTACCCACCAGTGTACGCATTCGATAAATTAATAGAGATCATTGAAAAAATAGCTGCTACAAATATGATCGTTATGAAAACGGGAGAATTCGTCATCTGGGTTGAAACGACATAAGGATTCCAACTTCCTGCTAAAGTTGCCGTATACGCCCCAAGTACAGCGGTCATAGAAAACCCAATTACGTTGCCAAGATAAAGACCCCAATAAGCTTGTTTTGGTGTTTTTCCATAACGGGCCATATCGGACGCTGAACTGACACCAGAGACATATTGCACGAAAGCTAAGCTCGCAAAGAAAACAAACGAACCAACCGAATTAATTCCATCCTTTCGGAAAACATCTTGAAACGTCATACCAACTTGCTCAGTTGTGACAAAGATATAAAGCATCACAACTCCCCCTAAAAACAAGACAGGTAGAAAGTATTTCGTTATTTTCTTTACAGCCTCAAAACCTATTAAAGCCAGGATAGCCATAATCGTTGCCATACATAACGCTAAAGGTATAAACGAGACGTGATAACCAACAAAGCGTTCAATTAATTCTTTTAGAAGATACGTTCCACCTATTGTTTGTACACTAAACCAATACAAAGAAGTTAAAGTTCGAACGGGAGAGGCGACATAACGAGCTCCTCTAATCCCCATAATTGACCTAATTGCATACTGCGCCGGAATTCCGTATTTTGCCCCTGGTAAAGCTAAAAAGGAAACAAAGAAAAACGCCATTGCAGCCCCAGTTACAGTTGCTAACACTGCGTAAAAAAATGAAAGTCCGCCCTCCAATACAGCAAGGGCTGGAACTAGAAAGTTGCCCGCATTCACAGATACTGCCATCTGGATCATGGCATACTCCATTCCAGATGTCGTCCTCAGTTGGCTTGGGACAGCTTCCAAACCGAAACGTTCAATAACGTTCTTTTTTTCTTTAATTTTAAGTGCTTCTCCCATACTTATCCCCCAATTGATTGAGCAATAGAAAGTAAATCCATAGGCTGGTGGGCAGTATAATCTGGCTTCTCGATTTCCGTTACCTCAATCGAGTCAAAGCCCCAGCTGACCCAAGCGATTTTAATACCTGCTCTTTTACACGCCAAAATATCACGTAGTTCATCTCCAACATATAGAACCTCTGAAGCTTTTAAACTGTGCTTCTTTAAGAACTGTTTAATTACTTTGTCTTTTCCAAAGATGGAGGCTACTAATATATCATCTATATTCTCAATTTCATTATTCTGAAGTGCTTGTGTAATATTCTCTTCTGTATTTGACGAAATAACGGCCAGATTAAAGTCTTCTTCAAGTTTCTCCAATAAATCTCTAATGCCAGGGAACAAAGAAAGTTGCTCTGTACCTTTTTTATACATGAGCAAAAAATCAATCAAGGCAAAAGGAATTTTATATAATGGGAAACCTATTGCCTTACACCGCTCAGCGATTGGAAACTTACGCAAGTGTTCAATTTGCTCTTGACTAAGCCTATTAAACTGGTACTTTTCTGCTAATTGATTGATAACTTGGATAGAAAAATCTTTTGAATCAACCAAGGTTCCATCAAAATCAAAAATAATATATTTTAACATCCTGGGTTCTCCACCCCTTTTACAATTTTATCTGCCATATATGCTCTAAGGAATACAAAAAGATGTCATTTACATTCAAATCTTCTTTTTGATCTTCCACTTCTTTAATTACATGCTCTAAATGAATAAACTCCTTCTCTATGTATGTATTTAACATAGCAAAGTTTGGTGTTACCAACCGCCCTTTTTTCAAGTGTAACAACGCTGCTACTTCTGATTTAATTCCTTGCTCACATACATCTAACAAATGTTCAAACTCCACCGAAGGAATAGTTTGTTTTCTTTCTAACCAGCGACAATAAAGGAGGGGACGGAGGACATTTAGATACAATTTGACTGATGGTTCATCATCCTTGAGTGCGGCTTTATAGTTACCCTTGGCCATATGTAAGTAATGAAAAAAGCAAGTTCGCACTGAAAAGATGTAAGGAACAACCTCTTTAATTTTATTAGTTATCGTCTCGTTTTCAAGATAGATAATGGATGATTGCAACCATTCTAACAAAGTCGGGTTCGATTTTGTTAACAGAAATAAAGCCTTTTGTAGATCCCAACCAACAAGATCAAGTTGATTATTAACTGGTAAGGAAATCACATCATCTTTTTTCTTATCAATTGATAAATACCATTGAATTGGCCGAATGTAAAGAAAACGGACATCATAATCACTAGTTGGTGTGGCAAGCCCTGTAGACCTACTACCTGCTTCACAGGCAAATATTATTTTTACAGAATACTCTTCTTCTATTGTTTGAAGCTGTTTAAGAATACATTCTTTCATCATATATTCACCCCAAAAAAAGACAGTGCTATTACACTGTCTTCATTATAATCGTTTAAAATAATAATTCATATACTTCGCTTAATTCATGTGCCCGTTTTTGATCTTGCTCTTTTTTCGCATAACTGATCTCGTTTTTTAATACCAAATCTAAAACTGCCATTTCTGCCTCATTTAAGTCGTTTACGAATTCACCTTCATTTTGATAATGACCTTCCTTTAATTTTGTGTAAATCCGCTGACAGCTTGGGTATTTCTCTGTATAGTTTGATAACGATTCACGTAAATAGCCTAGTGTAGCATCCATTTGTAAAACCCCCTAAATATTATGTTCCTCACAGTATGTATCAACGAGTTCTTCGATTTTATTTAATTCAGGGAACTCTCCATGAAACTCAAACTTAATCTCCTCAACGAACTTGCCATTTTTGGAGACATGTATAGCCCCTTTTTGATTAATGACACTGAATTCAGGCTCAAATCGGTAGCCATTCCGATCAATTGCTCCCATAAAAACAACCCCTTTACTTATAGAGAACCATTTATATTATGACCCATCGTTAGGAATTTTATTGAAATATTTATATTAAAAATAATGCATATTACAAATGTAATGAATTTTAAGGGGGATTATCGATGGAATATTTTCAACGAGAAACAATCATTAATGAAATGAACGATTCTTTACAAGGTATGCTAGCTAAGTACGGCCTTGATGATGTCGGGATCTTTGAAGAAGAAGGAGAAGGCAAGACGTATTATTTAGGTTATACAGTCCGTAAGAATGGCGTGGTTTACATGATTCACCAAGCTTTTACGAAAAATGAGGAAGGCCAGTTAGCACCTGCAGAATCAAGCTGGGTTATTGAAAGCGAGGCTGGCGATACGAGAGGCTATCAAAATCTTGACGAGGTTTTTAATTACCTTGAAGAGGATCGTATTAAACATTAATTAGAAAAAGGCTGCCTTAAGGGCAGCCTCTAATTATTTTTAATTAATAACCGTAACCAACGTAAGAAGCACCGATGATCACTAGTAAAATAAACAATACAACGATTAACGCAAAACCTGCACCCATTAATATCTACTCCTTTAACAATTTTAGTGTGGAACAATTAAATCCACCTACGAAATTACTATATTCATTTCAGTCAAATGTGTATGGGCGAATGTTTAGTTAAGCTACTAATCAACAAACGCCTACTAGTTGCCTAGTAATACCAGTGTCCATAAGGTGGTCGATGGTGAAACGGCGGTCTACCATAATGATGGAATGGTGGTCTACCATGATGATGGAATGGTGGTCTGCCGTAGCCAAAGTGTCCAAATCCAGGACCGTAGCCATAGCCACCATAAGGTACACCAAAGCCAGCTCCATATGGTGCTCCAAATCCTCCACCAAACGCTCCTCCTAAACCTGCGCCTAATGCTCCTCCTAATAATAATGGCACAGCTGCAGCGCCTAATAGTCTCTCATCATTTGGATCGTATTGTACATGTTGATCAGATCTAACGTTATAATACGGGTTTTGTTCTTGTGGATAATAATTATACATAGGATAGCCTCCTTCAATTTTCGTACAATTTATACTATGTATTTGTCTATATATGGAGCAAGTACCTAGCGCCTACTTTTGGATTGAGAACCAGAAATATTAAAAACTAGATATATACCTAGTTTCCTAGTATAATTATCTTAGAAAAGCTGAAAGGTAGTGTTCCTATGGACATCTTTACATTCCCTGATAAGGCTTCCGGTGGTTTCGGTTATGCTTATCTTGCCATGGCATTTATGTTTATTGTCGCGAAAATAACGTTAACAAAATTAAAAAAAGCTGATCAAAAAGCGAAAGAAGAAGTTGCGCGAATTGAATTGGAAATGAAAAATCATAACAGCGTAAAAAATAACCCGAATAGCTTTTAACTATACGAGTCATTGTTAGATTTAGATTTAAACGGTCATCATGGCCGTTTTTTTTGTTGGCTGTTTTCGCAAAGTTTGTTGCTTTCGTCTTATCTCATTTTCTTTAAAATCATTTTTTCAATCATTGACCAGGGCAAAAGTGCCTTACTTAAAATTTGTAACCTTACGCCTTTCCCAACCTGATACCGTAGCTTTGGTCTCTTTGTTTGACAAATCTTCAAAATTCTATGTATGACCTCACTAGGATCTGCAGCATCCCTAGCTGATTGTTTTGCGTACTTATAGACAAAACCGATCCCTTTTTCGTAGTCGTCTTGTCCACTTACCTCCA
It includes:
- a CDS encoding sigma-G-dependent sporulation-specific acid-soluble spore protein CsgA, which encodes MDATLGYLRESLSNYTEKYPSCQRIYTKLKEGHYQNEGEFVNDLNEAEMAVLDLVLKNEISYAKKEQDQKRAHELSEVYELLF
- a CDS encoding YjcZ family sporulation protein yields the protein MGAGFALIVVLFILLVIIGASYVGYGY
- a CDS encoding DUF5634 family protein, with protein sequence MEYFQRETIINEMNDSLQGMLAKYGLDDVGIFEEEGEGKTYYLGYTVRKNGVVYMIHQAFTKNEEGQLAPAESSWVIESEAGDTRGYQNLDEVFNYLEEDRIKH
- a CDS encoding nucleotidyltransferase domain-containing protein, with the translated sequence MMKECILKQLQTIEEEYSVKIIFACEAGSRSTGLATPTSDYDVRFLYIRPIQWYLSIDKKKDDVISLPVNNQLDLVGWDLQKALFLLTKSNPTLLEWLQSSIIYLENETITNKIKEVVPYIFSVRTCFFHYLHMAKGNYKAALKDDEPSVKLYLNVLRPLLYCRWLERKQTIPSVEFEHLLDVCEQGIKSEVAALLHLKKGRLVTPNFAMLNTYIEKEFIHLEHVIKEVEDQKEDLNVNDIFLYSLEHIWQIKL
- a CDS encoding YbxH family protein, whose amino-acid sequence is MGAIDRNGYRFEPEFSVINQKGAIHVSKNGKFVEEIKFEFHGEFPELNKIEELVDTYCEEHNI
- a CDS encoding DNA-3-methyladenine glycosylase, with protein sequence MKYNPILKSFFQLPTLELAQALLGKLLVKETEDGLTSGWIVETEAYIGPEDRAAHSYGNRRTKRTEVMFGPAGITYTYVMHTHCLVNVVSGPIDQPEAVLIRAVEPKDGLELMYQRRNNVKRDLDLTNGPGKLTKALGITMEDYGHSLTDLPLYIAEGNVITDISKGTRVGIDNSGEAKDYPWRFWMTGNPYLSRKGKS
- a CDS encoding purine-cytosine permease family protein, whose protein sequence is MGEALKIKEKKNVIERFGLEAVPSQLRTTSGMEYAMIQMAVSVNAGNFLVPALAVLEGGLSFFYAVLATVTGAAMAFFFVSFLALPGAKYGIPAQYAIRSIMGIRGARYVASPVRTLTSLYWFSVQTIGGTYLLKELIERFVGYHVSFIPLALCMATIMAILALIGFEAVKKITKYFLPVLFLGGVVMLYIFVTTEQVGMTFQDVFRKDGINSVGSFVFFASLAFVQYVSGVSSASDMARYGKTPKQAYWGLYLGNVIGFSMTAVLGAYTATLAGSWNPYVVSTQMTNSPVFITIIFVAAIFSMISINLSNAYTGGYSLLNSIPRLGRIRSAIVFGLVAITLSAFPALVNDAKVFISYLGTFIIPLSAVIVCDFLFVKNLTLKERDFEHLAHESYHYNKRGFGCIVVGMICYLLLPESLSPGFVTFVVTGAVYYYVSRRSSHEIDG
- a CDS encoding DUF1292 domain-containing protein, which encodes MEEIRDQITIQDEEGNMVDFNVEALFDMADDSYALLSSEDEVVLMRIEDDGDEQSLVGITNQEEKASILAAYALAVEASRDPNIISD
- a CDS encoding HAD-IA family hydrolase, with product MLKYIIFDFDGTLVDSKDFSIQVINQLAEKYQFNRLSQEQIEHLRKFPIAERCKAIGFPLYKIPFALIDFLLMYKKGTEQLSLFPGIRDLLEKLEEDFNLAVISSNTEENITQALQNNEIENIDDILVASIFGKDKVIKQFLKKHSLKASEVLYVGDELRDILACKRAGIKIAWVSWGFDSIEVTEIEKPDYTAHQPMDLLSIAQSIGG